The Archangium primigenium genomic interval ACACGCACGTCACCGGCAGCGCGTTGAGCGGCGCGGGCGGTGGCTCCCGGGGAATGGCGAAGGCCCGGTGCCAGGTGCTCATCCGCTCGCGCCGCGTGGTGGGCACCACCTCGGGCACGCGCGACCAGGCCACGGGTCGCCACGAGGCCAGGGCCGCCGTGAGCGGGCCCGGCCGGCCCAGCAGCGCGAGCGGCCCCATGATGGGCAGCAGATGACCCCGGGGGCCCAGGTGCTCGGGCCGGGTGAAGGAGCCGAGGAAGGCCACGCCCCGCACGGCCCCCGCCAGGGCCAGGTGGGCGGCCACCATGCCCCCGAAGGAGCTCGCCACCACCGCGTCCACGGCCCCCGCGGCCGCGAGCACCTCCCGCGCGAGCGCCCCCGCGCCCCGCGCCGCGTGCGGCCCTTCCGGGTACTCGACGAGCACGGGACGCGCCACCCGCGACAGCCGCTCGGCGAGCGCCTCGAAGCCCGAGCCGCGCGCGCCCAGGCCGGGCAACAGGAGCACCCGGGGGCCCCGCCCCGCCACCGCCTTGAGCTCCACCTCGCGCCGCATCGGGCTCCTCACGCTCGTCCAGGGCGCGTGCCTACCACGAGACGTCCACCTCGATGAGCAGGGGGGAGACCTGCCGCACCACGGTCGCCACCTGGGCGACCTGGGTGAAGGAGAACACGCCCCGCACCGCGCCCTCGTAGTACTCCGCCGGCAGCGGGCTGCCCTGGATGGAGATCCGGGCCGCGTGGGTGCCCATCCACGTCACCGTGCAGTCCCCATGCCGCACGGCGGTGCGGTAGGCCGAGGGAAAGCCGTTGAGCAGCCGCCGGGGCTCGCCCGCGGCCAGCAGCACCAGGACCCGCCCCGTGCCCGACTCCAGGTAGTCCGGGGCGATCTCCTGGCCCAGGTGCCGCATCACCTGGGCGAAGTCTCCCCGGGGACCCTTGAGGGCCCAGGCGGCCGTGTAGAGCAGCCGGAGCATGGCCGACACCGGGTAGCTGAAGAAGAACATGAAGCGGTCTCCCCCCGCCGCCTCCTCGCACTGGCGCGTCACCGCCTCGTCCCCGAGCAGCCGCACCTGGGCGAGGATCCCGGTAAAAAAGAAGCCCCGGAGCGTGGCCTCGGGGGCGACGAGCGCCATCCGCTCTTCCAGGTCCTGAGGTGAGCCTTTCTCCGTCATCGCTCGCTCGGTGGCCGGGGGGGCAGGTGACCCCGTCAGCTGTTGGAGGCTGGACGGCATTCGACCCAAGGTCCTGCCGTCGGGGGGGTCCATCCAGTCTACACTCCCGACCATGAACCCACTGAGCCCAGGTGACATCCTCGCAGGCACATGGCGGGTCGTCCGCGCCGCCCTTGGCGATGAACCCGACACGGAGTGTCAGGTGGAACCTACCCAGGGAGAAGGTCCGGGCCGCCTGACGCTGTGGCGGACGCTGCGCGCCCCCACGCCCGGCGAGCTGGAGCACTTCTCGCGGACGATGCGCGCGGCGGAGGCCACCGGCAACGCGGCCTTCCCGCCGGTGAAGGACGTCGGGTACGACCCGGCCCGCGAGGCCCTCTGGGTGGTGCGCCCCTGGTGGAACGGCGAGTCGCTGCCCTCCATGCTGGGGGGCCTGCACGCGGTGGGGCTGGACATCCCCTACCTCCAGGCGCTCGCGGAGCAGCTCGCCCAGGCGCTCGACACGGCGCATGCCGCGGGGCTGGTGCACGGGCGGCTGCGCGCCTCGCGGGTGCTGGTGGCCTCGGGTGAGGGCGGCGCGCGGGCATGCGTGCTCGACCTGGGGTGGGAGCAGTTCCGGCGCGCCCAGGGCCAGGACTGGCTCAAGCCGCCGCAGGTGGGCGAGGAGTACCTGGCCCCCGAGTCGGGCGAGTCGGGGCCCGTGCCCGCGACGGCGGACCTGTTCGCCTACGGCCGCATCGTGCGGGACATGCTGGCCACGCGGAAGGACGGCGCGTGGACGGGCCGATGGGAGGCGTGGGTGGAGAAGGCCACGGCGAGCGAGCCCTCGCGCCGCTTCGCGAGCGCCACCGAGGCGTGGAGCGCCCTCAAGCCCATCCTGCGCACCCTGCCCGACCCCGCCCCGCCCCGCCCGGAGAACTACGAGCCCGAGCCGCCGGATCCGCTCACCCTGCCCTCGCGCGAGTGACGCGCGGCTCAGTACAGCTTGCGCAGCCGCGCGGCGAAGAAGCCGTCCCAGCCCTCCGGGCCCGGCAGCGTGCGCAGGTAGGCCTGCGTGAGCGGCAGCTTCACTCCCTCACGCGGGACCGGCGGCTCCGCCGTCCACTCGGGATGGCTGCGCAGGAACATCTCCACCTGGTCCTGCCCCTCCTGGGGCTCGTGCGTGCACACCGCGTACACGAGCAGCCCCCCGGGCGGCACCGCCTCCTGGCAGTTCTCCAGGATGCGCCGCTGCAGCACCGCCAGCCGCGCGAAGTCCTCGGGCTTGCGCCGGTAGCGCAGCTCCGGGTGGCGCCGCAGCGTCCCCAGGCCCGAGCACGGCGCGTCCACCACGAACGCGTGGAACTCGCCCCACGCCTCCGGCCAGGGCTCGGTCGCGTCGTGCACCTCGGCGCGCAGCTTCCCCATCAGGCCCAGCCGCCGGGCCTCGGAGAGAATCTTCCGCATCTTGTTCGCGTGCACGTCCGTGGCCACCACCTCGTGCGTCTCCGCCTGGTGGCACGCCTTGCCGCCCGGCGCCGCGCACGCATCCAGCACCCGCGCCGTCTCGGGGATGGCGCCATAGACGCCCACGAGCTGCGCCGCCTCGTCCTGCACCTGCCACAGGCCCTCGGCGTAGCCGTACACGTCCTCGACCCGGCCCACCGGCGGCAGCACGATGCCCACCGGCGACACCGCCGTGGGCCGCGCCTCCAGGCCCGCCTCGCGCAGCTGCTCGAGCAGCGCGTCGCGGGTCACCTTCGCGCTGTTGGCGCGGATGACCACCGAGGGCGTCTGGTTGTTGGCCACCAGCATCGCCTCGGCGCGCTCCCGGCCGAACTGCCGCAGCCAGCGCTCCACGAGCCAGCGCGGATGGCTCTCGCGCACGGAGAGGAACTCCGCCAGGTCGTCCTCGGGCGGCAGCGGCTGGCCGGGCAGCGTGGACAGCTTGCGCAGGATGGCGTTGGCGAAGCCCGAGGCACGCGAGAGGCCCACGTCCTTGAGCGCCTGCACCGTCTCGGCCACCGCCGCGCGCGCCGGCACCCGCGTGTAGAAGAGCTGGTAGGCCCCCACGCGCAGCGCCGCCAGGACCTTGTCCTCGAGCGCCTCCAGCTTGCGGTCGGCGAAGCGGGTG includes:
- a CDS encoding alpha/beta fold hydrolase; translated protein: MRREVELKAVAGRGPRVLLLPGLGARGSGFEALAERLSRVARPVLVEYPEGPHAARGAGALAREVLAAAGAVDAVVASSFGGMVAAHLALAGAVRGVAFLGSFTRPEHLGPRGHLLPIMGPLALLGRPGPLTAALASWRPVAWSRVPEVVPTTRRERMSTWHRAFAIPREPPPAPLNALPVTCVCIQGSHDVLVPAASMARLAASLPPGTPQHLLRGAGHVPYFTHPDDCARLLTPWLAALPAAE
- a CDS encoding DUF2378 family protein, giving the protein MALVAPEATLRGFFFTGILAQVRLLGDEAVTRQCEEAAGGDRFMFFFSYPVSAMLRLLYTAAWALKGPRGDFAQVMRHLGQEIAPDYLESGTGRVLVLLAAGEPRRLLNGFPSAYRTAVRHGDCTVTWMGTHAARISIQGSPLPAEYYEGAVRGVFSFTQVAQVATVVRQVSPLLIEVDVSW
- the rsmB gene encoding 16S rRNA (cytosine(967)-C(5))-methyltransferase RsmB gives rise to the protein MNARATTIQVLSRVRATDAYLNVVLDTTLSESPPADPRDTAFITELVYGTTRRELALDYAITRFADRKLEALEDKVLAALRVGAYQLFYTRVPARAAVAETVQALKDVGLSRASGFANAILRKLSTLPGQPLPPEDDLAEFLSVRESHPRWLVERWLRQFGRERAEAMLVANNQTPSVVIRANSAKVTRDALLEQLREAGLEARPTAVSPVGIVLPPVGRVEDVYGYAEGLWQVQDEAAQLVGVYGAIPETARVLDACAAPGGKACHQAETHEVVATDVHANKMRKILSEARRLGLMGKLRAEVHDATEPWPEAWGEFHAFVVDAPCSGLGTLRRHPELRYRRKPEDFARLAVLQRRILENCQEAVPPGGLLVYAVCTHEPQEGQDQVEMFLRSHPEWTAEPPVPREGVKLPLTQAYLRTLPGPEGWDGFFAARLRKLY